From Carassius auratus strain Wakin unplaced genomic scaffold, ASM336829v1 scaf_tig00035497, whole genome shotgun sequence, a single genomic window includes:
- the LOC113081997 gene encoding sterile alpha motif domain-containing protein 15-like, whose translation MAFLRWSGEDVARWIESVGFPQYKACFTQNYITGRKLIHVNCFTLPRLGITDFQHMQLISAQVRELLDVSEPRWNQSIADPLHDERTVFLQKKSRSGQQTDSLTYEHLLQNKSQ comes from the exons ATGGCGTTCCTGCGCTGGAGTGGTGAGGATGTGGCTCGCTGGATCGAGTCTGTCGGGTTCCCCCAGTATAAG GCGTGTTTCACTCAGAATTATATCACGGGCAGAAAACTGATTCATGTCAACTGCTTCACCCTGCCACGACTGGGAATCACTGACTTCCAGCACATGCAG CTGATCTCAGCTCAGGTCAGAGAACTGCTGGACGTCTCGGAGCCGCGCTGGAACCAGAGCATCGCTGACCCTCTTCACGATGAGCGGACGGTGTTCCTGCAGAAGAAGAGCAGAAGCGGTCAGCAGACAGATTCCCTCACATACGAGCATCTCCTCCAGAACAAGAGCCAGTAA